GTTGGAAAAAAGGGCCACCGACGGCGTCTCAGGACGATTGACCTCCCTAACAGGACACAGGGAGCGAAAAGATCAGTCGGATCCCGCCAGATCTTTTACTAATTTAACATTGGATTTCCATTCCCTTTCAGGTATGATTCGGCTCTTATTTCAGTGGCTTTGAAGCACTTGTGACACGGAGGTCGGTGTGTTCTTTACTCAAACAATCAGGCGGAAATTAGGTCTGGGGCTGGGAATCATATTCTGTATGCTGATTGTACTGGCATACGGGGCTGTTTCCGGGTTGCAATCTTATGATGCAACCGTCCAGGATTTTAATTATTCACTGAATGATCTACCTGACCGCGATCGGATGATTGTCTCGGTGGCAGCCCTTAATGATCCGCTTCAGAAAATCCGGGACGCACGGCCCGACTCAGCCGCCAGTGCTCATTATCAGCAGAAGTTCCAAACACAACTTCAAGAAGTTTATACCGAAATTGAGGGGTTTCTTCAAAAGGTGGATCGCGTCCCAGACCCGGCTTTAGGGACCTGGAAGGGCTTTGTAAAGTCACAACTCAGTGAGCATAGTTCGAGCAAAACAACGCTGAAGAATCTGTCACTGATGCAGGCGCAGTTGGAGAATCCTCAAGAGCGACACCGGGTCGCCGATAAGATGATTCTGGAAATCGCGCGGCTGGAAACACTGATGATGGAAGTCCGTGATATTCCCTCCAGTACGAAAGCCGTTCTGGACCGGGCCTCGAAAGTTTACCGTTCCCGTTCCAATTTGGTCTGGGTGACCTGTCTGGTTGTGTTTATCGCCTTTGGCTGTCTGATCTGGTACGGGTACCGGACAGTGCTCTCTCCCATTCAGGAGCTACATGAAGGGGCTCGAATTGTCGCCCAGGGGCATTTTGATCATCAGTTCAAGATCAAATCAAACGACGAGATGGCTGAGTTGGCAGAAGCATTCAACCAGATGACGATGCGGTTTAAGGAAAAACGGGATGAACTGAATCACAAAGTCGACGAACGCAGTAAACAGCTGGTACGGTCAGAAAGACTGGCCGGAATCGGGGTTCTGGCTGCAGGCGTGGCCCATGAAATCAATAACCCGTTGTCTGCCATTTCGATGGCGTCTGAGTCGCTACAGGGGCGGATGCTGGATCTGAAGCCGCATTGCGAGGAGTCTGAGATTGAGGTCGTCGAGCAATATCTTGGCTTGATTCAGCGCGAAGCCATGCGCTGCAGGGAGATCACATCAAAGTTACTTGATTTTTCTCGGGGGCAGAATTCTGTCCGGAGTAGGAATGATCTGTCTGGCGTCATCGAGGAAGTTTGCTCCATGGTCGGTTTGATCAAACGGCTCAAAGGGCGGAATATCCATTTTGAATCAAAGGGGCCTTGTAACGCGGAGTTTAACCCTGCTGAGATCAAGCAGGTTGTGTTGAATGTCATGACCAACGCGCTGGAATCAATGGAAGTGGGGGGGAATCTGGAAATCCAGGTGCGTGAAAATGTGGATTCAGTAACCCTGATTTTCAAGGATGATGGGTGCGGGATGACCCAGGAAGTGAAGGAAGGGTTGTTTGATCCCTTCTTTACTCAACGCGCTGATGGAACTGGCACGGGGTTGGGGATGTCGATTACCCACCGGATTATTAAGGATCATGGGGGCGAGATCGAAGTGGAGAGTGAAGGGCCAGGGAAGGGGAGTACAATTTTTGTAGATCTCCCCAAAAAAGCAAAGTCACAAAGTAAGGCAGCGTAAAAAGTTAAGTTAATTTTTTTGAAACGGACTTTCTGCAATTCTCCGATTGCCACGAATTTAAAAATCTGATATCAATCGTCACCCCCCACGAATGATTCACATAAAGTTAACGATGCAGGAGAAAATGGATGTTCTCTGTACAGCAGATTGCCTTGAAAATCCCCCTTCCTTACGTTTCGCGTATTGTGCAGAGAAAGGTCTTGGATGGAGTCCCGGTTCCGGGACGACGCAATTGAATGTCAAATCTGGAGAAAACGATGCGTTCGACCGATTCGAACTGGGTTTCTTCAGAACCTTTCCCCTTATCCTTCCTGAATACCATTCGGTTCTGAAATTTGTTAAATGGCTTTCTCTTTGGCAGGATGCTGAAGCAGGAAGAAGGAGCACAACTTGAGTAATTCGGTCAATAAATTACGAGTCTTGTTTGTCGACGATGAAGCAGCCATTCGGGAAGTGATGCGAATTGAGCTGCCACGCATGGGACATGATGTCACCATTTGTGAAGATGGTCAGTCGGCTTTGACTGCGTTAGATAAGATTACGTTTGACGCCGCAATTGTAGATTTGCGGATGCCTGGCCTTAGCGGCTGGGATGTCGTTGATCATATTAATAAGGTATCACCCGAGACAGAAGTCATTATCAGTACCGGCCACGGCAGTATTGATGAGGCGATCCAGGCGATTCGTCGTGGTGCATACGATTTTCTACCCAAGCCTTGCAAGCTGATTGATATTGCAACTGTGCTCCAGAAGGTGGCAGATAAACGTTCCCTGCAGAACAAAAATTACGCACTGGAATCACGGCTGAAGAGTGTGGAAGGGCCTTGCCAGATTGTTGGTGAAACGCCTCCGATGCTGCGGGTCAAAAAACTAATTGAGAAAATCGCCCCCACTGATTCAACGGCGTTGATTTTGGGAGAAACCGGAACGGGTAAGGAACTGGTCGCGCGACGGGTGCATGATTTGAGCATGCGTGCTTCAATGCCGTTTGTGCCGGTTAACTGTGGCGCGTTGCCTGAAAATCTGGTAGAGAGCGAACTGTTCGGACATCGGAAAGGTGCTTTCACAGGGGCTGATACGCCACGCAAAGGGCTGATTGAAATTGCCAATGGCGGTACCCTCTTTTTGGATGAGCTGGGTGAGCTTGATAAAACCATGCAGGTCAAGCTGCTGCGTTTTCTGGAATCGGGTGAAGTACGACGGGTCGGTGACAGCGAAACATTTCATGTTGATGTTCGCATTGTCTGTGCCACCAACCGGGATTTGCAGGACATGGTCAATGAGGGCACGTTTCGTGAAGACCTCTATTTCCGGGTGAATACATTTGAGATTAACTTGCCTGCTTTACGAGAGCGTAAAGGAGATATTCCTGAAATTTCTCGTGTGTTGCTGAAGCGTCATCTGAAGAAGGATTCGATTCCCCATGATATTCTTGCACCGGAGACCATTGAGATCCTGCAGGCTTATGACTGGAAGGGAAATGTCCGGGAATTGGCAAATGCATTAGAGCATGCCGTGATTCTTTGGGATGGTGTACAGATTATGCCAGAAGATCTACCAGCCAATTTAACCCGTAATTCTTCGATTCCCATTTCCTCCAGTTCGACTGCTGTGAACTGGACTGAGGGAGCTGAGGGGAAAACCCTGCGGGACATTGAAATGGAAGTAATTTACCACGTCCTGGATAAGCATGATGGTGATAAGCCCAAATGTGCGGCCGAGTTGGGAATTGCTCTCAAGACACTTTACAATAAGTTGAATCAGTATCAGACGCGGGCTGCTGGCTAGGTTGTTTGATCACTTTAGATTTCAAAAAAAAATGCTCTGGTAAAATACCAGAGCATTTTTTGAAAGCATTTTGAAAAATGGCAGATCACTCATGGAAGGAGTTGATCGCATTTTTTAAATGGCTGTCGCCTGCAATGCTGTGATCGCAGGCGACGTTGTGGGTTTCAATTAGTATTTTCGAATGACCCCGGTCACAACTCCAAGGATGTCAACGTTTTTGGAATAGATCGGTTGCATACTGGAATTCGCTGGCTCAAGACGAATTCGATCGCCTTCTGAGTAGTAGCGTTTCAGTGTTGCTTCCTGACCATCAACCAAAGCGACAACAATATCGCCTTCTTTGCATGTGTTTTGCT
This window of the Gimesia fumaroli genome carries:
- a CDS encoding sensor histidine kinase, with the translated sequence MFFTQTIRRKLGLGLGIIFCMLIVLAYGAVSGLQSYDATVQDFNYSLNDLPDRDRMIVSVAALNDPLQKIRDARPDSAASAHYQQKFQTQLQEVYTEIEGFLQKVDRVPDPALGTWKGFVKSQLSEHSSSKTTLKNLSLMQAQLENPQERHRVADKMILEIARLETLMMEVRDIPSSTKAVLDRASKVYRSRSNLVWVTCLVVFIAFGCLIWYGYRTVLSPIQELHEGARIVAQGHFDHQFKIKSNDEMAELAEAFNQMTMRFKEKRDELNHKVDERSKQLVRSERLAGIGVLAAGVAHEINNPLSAISMASESLQGRMLDLKPHCEESEIEVVEQYLGLIQREAMRCREITSKLLDFSRGQNSVRSRNDLSGVIEEVCSMVGLIKRLKGRNIHFESKGPCNAEFNPAEIKQVVLNVMTNALESMEVGGNLEIQVRENVDSVTLIFKDDGCGMTQEVKEGLFDPFFTQRADGTGTGLGMSITHRIIKDHGGEIEVESEGPGKGSTIFVDLPKKAKSQSKAA
- a CDS encoding sigma-54-dependent transcriptional regulator, which gives rise to MSNSVNKLRVLFVDDEAAIREVMRIELPRMGHDVTICEDGQSALTALDKITFDAAIVDLRMPGLSGWDVVDHINKVSPETEVIISTGHGSIDEAIQAIRRGAYDFLPKPCKLIDIATVLQKVADKRSLQNKNYALESRLKSVEGPCQIVGETPPMLRVKKLIEKIAPTDSTALILGETGTGKELVARRVHDLSMRASMPFVPVNCGALPENLVESELFGHRKGAFTGADTPRKGLIEIANGGTLFLDELGELDKTMQVKLLRFLESGEVRRVGDSETFHVDVRIVCATNRDLQDMVNEGTFREDLYFRVNTFEINLPALRERKGDIPEISRVLLKRHLKKDSIPHDILAPETIEILQAYDWKGNVRELANALEHAVILWDGVQIMPEDLPANLTRNSSIPISSSSTAVNWTEGAEGKTLRDIEMEVIYHVLDKHDGDKPKCAAELGIALKTLYNKLNQYQTRAAG